The window ATATTCGTAACAAGTTATCCGAAAGTACTGTTTATGATGTCTATATTATCGTTAATGTTTATCAATTTACCTTCGCTTATATATGCCGTAAATATCAAAGATTTAAAGCTGCGTTCATTTTTATTAAAAGTTATAATTGCATTCAGTATAACATATTTTGTCCTGATTATTTTGGAATTTTTTTCGGTTATAGATATTTACATATATAGAAGTTACGTCCATTTGGGTATCTATGTTTCGGCTCTGACATATTACATTACACTTGGCATTTCCTTAATACGCGATAAACGCAAAGATGTAAAATTACCTTTTTTGGCATATTTATTTTTAATTGCGGGTTCGTCTATAGATTTCTTTATTTACCTTACCGATGAAGAACAATATTCCGCTTCTTATGCATCGTTTTCAGCATTGGTTTTTATAACTTTTTTATTCGTTTCCGCCGTTAACAGTTTACATAAAATGATAGAGCAAAATAAAAAGGCGATACTTCATAAAGACCTTGCTTCCAAAGATTTTATGACAGGCACAAAAAATAAATCTTCATTTCTTTCAGATACCGATAAGGCGATAGTATCTGAAAAAGTTGCGGTAATTGTTTTCGATATAAATAACTTAAAATATATAAACGAAGAATTCGGGCATGAAAAGGGTGATGAAGCCTGTATAAAAGTTGCGGAATTGATAAAGAATGTTTTTTTAAAATACGGTGATTGTTATAGAACTGGAACGGATGAGTTTTCCGTTTTAATTCAAGATTGCACTCAGCTTGATATTTATGAACTGCTTCAAAAATTTATTGAAGTGTTAAATTACGAAAATAACAATCTTTCTTATAAATTGGGGACTGCGATGGGCTTTGCGGTTTTTAATCCTAAAATAGACAATAAACTTAAAGATACTATCGACAGAGCAAAAGACAATATGATAAAAAACAAAGCAAGCCAAAAATTTGCGGAAAACTCCACTATATAAAAAGCGGAAATAACTATGGGTTTAATTATTGCCGGAGCGGGACCGGGAAATATAAGACTGTTAACCGGAGAAGTCTTGGAAGAAATAAAAAATGCGGACATCGTTGCCTCATTTGAGCGCATCGCAGATGACTTAAAAACAATTAAAAGCGGCGTTTTAAAACTTAAATCTTTAACCGATATTATTGATTTACCGTTTGGAGAAAAACGAGTATTAGTGCTTGCCTCCGGAGACCCGTGTTTTTTCGGAATAACCGCTTATTTAAAAACGAAAAACATTAATATGGAGAAAATACTTACAGGTATTTCTTCAATGCAGTATTTTATGTGTAAACTGCAAAAACAATGGCATTCATTAAAATTTTATTCGCTTCACGGCCGCAGCGCGGATTTTACGCAAATGAAAAACGACAAAGCTTTTTTTATTTTAACGGATAAAACCAATAATCCCGATTTTATATCGCAAGAATTAAAGCGTAACACTTTTTGCGGTAAAATTTATGTAGGTTATAATCTTTCTTACGAAGATGAATGTGTAGAAGTTTATAATATCGGAGAAAAAATTAAGGTAAAATCTTTTTTAAATACCGTGATGGTGGAAAATGAAAAATATTAAAGACAGCGAATTTATACGTTCTACGGTACCTATGACGAAATTCAATATAAGAAATCTTTCTATAGCCTATTTGAATATTGAAGCAGGCGATGAGTTTTTAGATATAGGCGGAGGTACCGGTTCGGTTTCGGTGGAAGCGGCTTTAAACGGTGCAAACGTTACCGCAGTTGAAACCGATGATGAAGCCTGCGCTCTTATAAAGCGCAATGCGGAAAAATTCGGAGTAAAAATCAATTTAATAAAGGGAAAAGCTCCGGAAATTCTTTTAAAAAAAGAATATGCTCATCTTAAATTCAATAAGTGTTTTATCGGAGGAAGCTCGGGAGAGTTAAAAAACATCTTTACCTATTTGGAAAACGGTTTGGAAAAAAACGGAATTCTTTGTGCCGACTTTATTTTAATTAAAAATTTAAACGAGTGTTTAGACCTTTTAAAGCAATTTAATTACACCGATACGGAGGTTAATTTAATTCAAACGGCTTCAATGGGAAAGGCCGGTTTATTTAAAGGTGAAAATCCAGTTTATATTGTAAAGGGTATTAAACGGGCTTAATTTAAATCTTCAGCTTTTTTAAGCCAATTATAAAATTCCAAGCCGCTTAC is drawn from Treponema pedis and contains these coding sequences:
- a CDS encoding sensor domain-containing diguanylate cyclase, translated to MKKSLLITFIFAVFLFGIHYFMNISNHLPDEFSKRWNCVDREDAECNSVFNLPVKFKNLTNIKIQRQLPEILDKTTDTLFFYTSEQCVAVFIDDTQIYEYGMEKDTRPFMKSPAALWHKVKLEKSYEGKKLSLFFSYPYKKNRGKIFKVYLSNYQNFNKYLMKKYFLGLEFGILCLVFPLVVSPLCWVFRKYKDKIMHILCICIFSVLAAVWYISDNKLIIFVTSYPKVLFMMSILSLMFINLPSLIYAVNIKDLKLRSFLLKVIIAFSITYFVLIILEFFSVIDIYIYRSYVHLGIYVSALTYYITLGISLIRDKRKDVKLPFLAYLFLIAGSSIDFFIYLTDEEQYSASYASFSALVFITFLFVSAVNSLHKMIEQNKKAILHKDLASKDFMTGTKNKSSFLSDTDKAIVSEKVAVIVFDINNLKYINEEFGHEKGDEACIKVAELIKNVFLKYGDCYRTGTDEFSVLIQDCTQLDIYELLQKFIEVLNYENNNLSYKLGTAMGFAVFNPKIDNKLKDTIDRAKDNMIKNKASQKFAENSTI
- the cbiE gene encoding precorrin-6y C5,15-methyltransferase (decarboxylating) subunit CbiE, with the protein product MGLIIAGAGPGNIRLLTGEVLEEIKNADIVASFERIADDLKTIKSGVLKLKSLTDIIDLPFGEKRVLVLASGDPCFFGITAYLKTKNINMEKILTGISSMQYFMCKLQKQWHSLKFYSLHGRSADFTQMKNDKAFFILTDKTNNPDFISQELKRNTFCGKIYVGYNLSYEDECVEVYNIGEKIKVKSFLNTVMVENEKY
- the cbiT gene encoding precorrin-6Y C5,15-methyltransferase (decarboxylating) subunit CbiT, encoding MKNIKDSEFIRSTVPMTKFNIRNLSIAYLNIEAGDEFLDIGGGTGSVSVEAALNGANVTAVETDDEACALIKRNAEKFGVKINLIKGKAPEILLKKEYAHLKFNKCFIGGSSGELKNIFTYLENGLEKNGILCADFILIKNLNECLDLLKQFNYTDTEVNLIQTASMGKAGLFKGENPVYIVKGIKRA